Genomic DNA from Desulfonema ishimotonii:
TTCATGTCGAATGCAGCGGCCCTTTTTTTGTGGAATGGATTGAAGGCTGCGATCCGGGCATCATCGAGGCTCTGCAAGGGCTGGAGCTGTCGCGGCGGGCGCCGGTGCCGATCAAGCCCTCCGTCTGGGAGGCGGACGGTAACATTTACCGCCGCATGACAACCGCCGGCAAAGACGATTTCATTTTCGTTGACGGCATCATGGTCGGGCGGGCGATAGCGGAAGAGGTCACCTTTGTTTCACGGGACGGACACCTTGTCGAAATTCAGGGCGCCGCGGTCAAGGCCCACGGAATCGAAAAGCTGGACCGTTTCGGCGGCATCGATCTGCGGACGGTCAAGCTGGCCTCGTCGTCTGCCATCCGGCGCACCGCACATGTCGCCCGAATTACGGAAACAAAAGGAACCGGCATGGCATTTATAGACCATGCCGGCATGCGCGTTTACGAATTGGCGGGCGGCGTGGAAGGGGCCGTAACCGTAGGGGACGATACAACCGCTGTGGCAGGCGATATCCTCTCCCGGTTCGGAATTCCCGTGATCGGCATCGTGGACGGAGATAAAGACGCTGTCCTTGATAATGGATGTTTCGCACCGGGCTCGGTTAAATTAACTGTGCGCAAGGATGACGAATTCGGTCTGAAGGTATTTGACGGTATTTTTAATAAGAAGAAGCGGATCGCTATGGAATTCGATGAAGTGTTAAGAAAAATCCTGGCCATCGCGGATAACGATTTGTTGGAACAACAAACATGGTGAGGTGATAAAAACCTGGTTTTTAGGCCCAATTAAAACATAGCTGCGTTTTCACGCAATAGGGGTTTGTTTAGATATGGGGAAAAATCCGACGATCTTTGGCCGGGGTCGTTCCCGTTTTCTTTGAGAATGGCGAAGCGCTGAACCTGAGATGCGGGTGGAGAGGGAATTCGTCTGTCTGTCGGATGCAGACAAGATTGCCGGGCACTGAAACACTATCATATCATAATTGCCCTTGGTGACATGAATGTTGGTTTTAGGCATAGAAGGCTGTCCGGGATTCCGTTGGAATCCTGCCCCTGAAATCAGCGATATGAGGTGAAGGGAATATCAGAAGGTGGGAAATTGACGAAAACTCTGCTTATTCAGACACTGGCCGATATTCCTGTGGTGGGTTATGTACCTTTGTTTAACCTGAGTTCGACGAGTTATTGTTAAAATTCAGCATTTTATTATGAAAGCATTTTTTGTGCCAGCAACTAAAAATGTCAAAATACTTTGATTTTAAATAGT
This window encodes:
- a CDS encoding DUF2117 domain-containing protein: MIGILFHGPEVFDTGWGQTIIDAMKKQDDVRCVLAGTMGRTAAFDSGIDGIEFWSKMPSACLADLACEANAIVIVNFGKSEQAGLVFGGMIVERSGVNTPIVHVECSGPFFVEWIEGCDPGIIEALQGLELSRRAPVPIKPSVWEADGNIYRRMTTAGKDDFIFVDGIMVGRAIAEEVTFVSRDGHLVEIQGAAVKAHGIEKLDRFGGIDLRTVKLASSSAIRRTAHVARITETKGTGMAFIDHAGMRVYELAGGVEGAVTVGDDTTAVAGDILSRFGIPVIGIVDGDKDAVLDNGCFAPGSVKLTVRKDDEFGLKVFDGIFNKKKRIAMEFDEVLRKILAIADNDLLEQQTW